The Sinorhizobium meliloti genome includes a window with the following:
- a CDS encoding FAD-dependent oxidoreductase has translation MTIPLVDVAIIGGGPGGLALAQGLKKNGIDTAVFERDPVRADYVQGFRMRIRQRGIDALEANLPAHLFQAFLDTLGIAPTENLALDETFHRQENASQGSGDLEDTHIEKSVSRITLRQILLFGLEDIFHTGKRFERYERLADGTVLAHFADGSAIRANLLVGADGAGSAVRRQLLPHLKSIDTGVRRLAGKITLAAAARHGISPLLTEFNTNIRPRDGRGLMITSHRVDPSAYARHDLIGSEDPDHADIPGFHFNNSTSYTWWNTAYDTDELGPDAVLETLDGAALLETLLRHIGHWDERILKLIRHSDPSTVAFLKVKSSTPGAVWQSGPVTLLGDAIHAMTYFRALGGNTALYDTGLLVRELVAARRNGKPPLAAVNDYENAMREHGYEAVRSSLSAMQRNVGANRPLKAIPHL, from the coding sequence ATGACCATACCCCTCGTCGACGTCGCCATCATCGGTGGAGGACCGGGCGGTCTCGCCCTGGCACAGGGCTTGAAGAAGAATGGCATTGACACCGCCGTTTTCGAGCGTGACCCGGTTCGTGCAGACTATGTGCAGGGTTTTCGCATGCGGATCCGGCAACGGGGTATCGACGCGCTCGAGGCGAACCTGCCGGCTCATCTCTTTCAAGCCTTCCTTGATACGCTCGGAATTGCGCCAACGGAAAACCTCGCCCTCGACGAAACATTCCACCGGCAGGAAAACGCAAGTCAGGGATCAGGCGATCTCGAGGATACGCATATAGAAAAGTCGGTCAGCCGCATCACGCTGCGCCAGATCCTTCTGTTCGGTCTCGAGGACATTTTCCATACCGGCAAGCGGTTCGAGCGCTACGAGCGGCTGGCCGACGGAACCGTGCTTGCGCATTTCGCCGACGGCTCGGCCATACGCGCCAACCTTTTGGTCGGCGCTGACGGTGCCGGTTCGGCGGTCCGCCGCCAGCTGTTGCCTCACCTCAAGAGCATCGACACGGGCGTCCGCCGGCTGGCCGGCAAGATCACCCTCGCCGCGGCGGCCCGACACGGCATCTCGCCGCTTCTTACCGAGTTCAACACCAACATTCGCCCGCGCGACGGCCGGGGCCTGATGATCACCAGCCACCGGGTCGATCCTTCCGCCTATGCCCGTCACGATCTCATTGGCAGCGAGGATCCCGACCATGCCGACATCCCCGGCTTCCACTTCAACAACTCCACTAGCTACACTTGGTGGAACACTGCCTACGACACGGACGAGCTCGGGCCGGATGCGGTACTCGAAACGCTCGACGGAGCGGCCCTGCTCGAAACGCTCCTTCGGCATATTGGTCACTGGGACGAGCGCATCCTGAAGCTCATTCGCCACAGCGACCCGTCAACGGTCGCCTTCCTCAAGGTCAAGAGCTCCACGCCCGGCGCGGTGTGGCAAAGCGGTCCGGTGACGCTGCTCGGCGACGCGATTCACGCGATGACCTATTTCCGCGCGCTTGGCGGCAACACCGCCCTTTACGATACCGGCTTGCTCGTTCGCGAGCTCGTGGCTGCGCGGCGCAATGGCAAGCCGCCGCTCGCCGCAGTGAACGACTACGAAAACGCCATGCGCGAGCACGGCTACGAAGCCGTGCGGTCCTCACTTTCAGCCATGCAGCGTAATGTCGGTGCCAATCGGCCGCTGAAGGCCATACCTCACCTCTAG
- a CDS encoding NAD(P)-dependent oxidoreductase has product MPIVVFGASGNIGSDIRKEALSRGHRVTAVTHSADLEPAERLTALKADIADPEEVARIVVGHDAVISAYSPGLRRHSAEDAAVLIEKAHASLFEGVKCAGVRRILIVGGVGSLQASPGVDVVDSDFYPADHRAHTLRNREILRSLRRGEHDLDWTYVSPPLSIKAGERTGRFRLGEDALLRDEAGESRISDADFAIAIVDELDKGQFIRRRFTAAY; this is encoded by the coding sequence ATGCCCATCGTCGTCTTCGGTGCTTCCGGAAACATCGGTAGCGACATCCGCAAAGAGGCCTTGTCGCGCGGGCACCGCGTGACAGCCGTGACGCATTCCGCAGACCTGGAGCCTGCCGAACGCCTCACGGCGCTGAAGGCGGATATCGCTGATCCGGAGGAAGTGGCAAGGATCGTCGTCGGTCACGATGCGGTCATCAGCGCCTACAGCCCCGGTCTGCGCCGCCATTCGGCGGAGGATGCCGCTGTTCTCATCGAGAAAGCGCATGCTTCCCTTTTCGAAGGCGTCAAGTGCGCCGGCGTCCGCCGCATCCTCATCGTTGGCGGGGTTGGAAGCCTTCAGGCAAGTCCCGGCGTCGACGTCGTCGACAGCGATTTCTACCCCGCGGACCACAGGGCCCACACGCTGCGCAACCGCGAGATCCTGCGCAGCCTCAGGCGCGGCGAGCACGACCTTGACTGGACTTATGTCTCCCCGCCTCTTTCCATCAAGGCGGGCGAGCGAACCGGCCGTTTCAGGCTCGGCGAAGATGCGCTCCTGCGTGACGAAGCAGGAGAGAGCCGCATCTCCGACGCCGATTTCGCCATAGCCATCGTCGATGAACTCGACAAGGGACAATTCATCCGCCGCCGCTTCACCGCGGCCTATTGA
- a CDS encoding NtaA/DmoA family FMN-dependent monooxygenase (This protein belongs to a clade of FMN-dependent monooxygenases, within a broader family of flavin-dependent oxidoreductases, the luciferase-like monooxygenase (LMM) family, some of whose members use coenzyme F420 rather than FMN.) — protein sequence MPRKLNLNVGINTTGYLPAAWKYRSGNRHDIYDPGYYKRLTELAHRGLFDAVFFSDHPALMTDPNSRPFHTIDPLILCTALAAQVPDIGFVATMSSTYNSPYNLARRTQSTDIVSGGRLIINIVSSFNPNVAANFGSAPLPPRSERYAKASEFLDVAKKLWASWDPAREGHVPDERFWDAGSAHAIDHEGDHFTVKGPLNVPRGPQGHPVIAQAGASEGGIELAARHGEIIYCNILSRPAGQAFGKRVRDRAAGLGRDPKGIRIVPGVVVILGETKEEALRKHELFSGAGSEDGLIARFIKENGIDPDGFNPDAVLDAERFIPDPNRLQAVGMGLGLSDLLTHEKLTARQVVRRSEGHHRLLLGTAEEVADALIDLWDDGTVDGYTLQPPRAPDDIEEFVDKVVPILQDRGVYRSRYEERTVRERYGLPFPAD from the coding sequence ATGCCCCGCAAGCTCAATCTGAATGTCGGCATCAACACCACCGGTTATCTGCCGGCAGCGTGGAAGTACCGCAGCGGCAACCGCCACGACATCTACGACCCCGGCTACTACAAGCGCTTGACCGAACTCGCCCATCGGGGTCTGTTCGACGCGGTGTTTTTTTCCGATCATCCCGCATTGATGACCGATCCGAATAGCCGTCCATTCCATACCATTGACCCGCTGATCCTCTGTACGGCGCTCGCAGCGCAGGTGCCCGATATCGGCTTCGTCGCAACGATGTCCTCCACCTACAACTCGCCGTACAACCTGGCCCGCCGGACCCAGTCGACGGACATCGTTTCGGGCGGGAGGCTGATCATCAATATCGTCTCGTCCTTCAACCCGAACGTGGCGGCCAACTTCGGCTCCGCACCGCTGCCTCCGCGCAGCGAGCGCTACGCGAAGGCTTCCGAATTTCTCGACGTCGCCAAGAAGCTTTGGGCAAGCTGGGATCCTGCCCGAGAAGGCCATGTGCCCGACGAACGTTTCTGGGATGCAGGTAGTGCGCATGCGATCGACCACGAGGGCGATCATTTCACGGTTAAGGGACCGTTGAATGTTCCCCGCGGCCCGCAAGGCCATCCGGTCATTGCGCAAGCAGGCGCCTCCGAGGGCGGCATCGAACTCGCCGCCCGCCATGGCGAGATCATCTATTGCAACATCCTCTCCCGCCCAGCCGGCCAGGCCTTCGGCAAGAGGGTCAGGGATCGCGCTGCAGGCCTCGGCCGCGATCCCAAGGGCATCCGGATCGTGCCCGGGGTAGTGGTCATCCTCGGCGAGACGAAAGAAGAAGCACTGCGTAAACACGAGCTCTTCAGCGGCGCAGGTTCGGAAGACGGCCTGATCGCGCGGTTCATAAAGGAGAACGGCATCGATCCGGATGGTTTCAATCCGGATGCAGTGCTGGACGCCGAACGCTTCATCCCGGATCCCAACCGCCTGCAGGCGGTCGGCATGGGGTTGGGGCTTTCCGATCTTCTGACGCATGAGAAATTGACGGCAAGGCAAGTGGTACGCCGCTCCGAGGGCCATCATCGGCTACTGCTCGGGACCGCAGAAGAGGTAGCTGATGCGCTCATTGATTTATGGGACGACGGCACCGTCGACGGCTACACGCTTCAGCCGCCAAGAGCACCAGACGATATCGAGGAATTCGTGGACAAAGTAGTCCCGATCCTCCAGGACCGCGGAGTTTATCGCAGCCGTTACGAGGAGCGCACCGTCCGCGAACGCTACGGTTTGCCGTTTCCAGCAGATTGA
- a CDS encoding acyl-CoA dehydrogenase family protein, with amino-acid sequence MTDPKRFAPVLAKAEELGKRFALTARHYDETGEFPFANFDALHEAGLLGLVTATEHGGLGGGLTDALAVVSAIARGEPSTALVLSMHYNQHYSVRTSGKWPPHLVERVTRANREGVALINAAQVEPRVGSPSHGSLPETIARRVGDQWRITGHKTYATGIPLLRWVAVLAVTDEPEPRLGSFLVPTSADGIRVEKTWNATGMRATNSDDLILDDVAIPLEDVLEIAPASEGLKRDERMGAWYFSLVPAIYDGAARGARDWLIDFTTSRAPASLGAPLSTVPRIQDGLGEIEVLLTVNRRLLRSIAEDFDSGRAFGADAAAVKHTVIANAITVTTLALELGGNPGISRDNPLERHHRDALSGKAHAPQNNLIRMMLAKAAFSRHAATHAVALDPVPVRSHQQPRLAVVGRS; translated from the coding sequence ATGACCGATCCCAAACGTTTTGCACCGGTGCTTGCCAAGGCCGAAGAGCTTGGAAAGCGCTTCGCCCTGACAGCACGCCACTACGATGAAACAGGCGAATTCCCATTTGCCAACTTCGACGCGTTGCATGAGGCGGGACTGCTTGGCCTGGTGACTGCGACGGAGCATGGCGGTCTCGGTGGCGGACTGACGGACGCGCTCGCCGTCGTTTCGGCAATTGCCCGTGGCGAGCCCTCGACCGCTCTCGTCCTTTCGATGCACTACAACCAGCACTATTCGGTGCGCACCTCAGGCAAATGGCCGCCGCACCTTGTCGAGCGTGTCACCAGAGCCAATCGGGAGGGTGTGGCGTTGATCAATGCTGCCCAGGTGGAGCCGCGCGTCGGCTCTCCATCGCATGGGTCGTTGCCGGAAACCATTGCTCGGCGCGTTGGCGACCAGTGGCGCATCACCGGCCACAAGACCTACGCGACCGGCATTCCGCTTCTGCGCTGGGTGGCTGTCCTTGCTGTTACCGACGAGCCGGAGCCGCGACTGGGCTCGTTCCTCGTGCCGACGTCGGCCGACGGCATCCGCGTCGAAAAGACCTGGAACGCAACGGGTATGCGGGCAACCAACAGCGACGACCTGATCCTTGATGACGTGGCGATCCCGCTCGAGGATGTTCTCGAAATCGCGCCGGCGAGCGAGGGCCTGAAACGCGACGAACGCATGGGCGCCTGGTATTTCAGTCTCGTCCCCGCGATCTACGACGGCGCGGCACGCGGCGCACGCGACTGGTTGATCGACTTTACCACCTCGCGAGCGCCGGCAAGCCTCGGCGCTCCCCTCTCAACCGTTCCCCGCATCCAGGATGGGCTTGGCGAGATCGAGGTCCTCCTGACGGTCAATCGCCGGCTTCTGCGCTCGATCGCCGAGGATTTTGACAGCGGACGCGCCTTCGGGGCTGACGCCGCCGCGGTCAAACACACGGTGATCGCCAATGCGATCACGGTGACGACGCTTGCCCTTGAGCTTGGCGGCAATCCCGGCATCAGCCGCGACAATCCGCTGGAACGTCACCATCGTGACGCGCTCTCTGGCAAGGCGCACGCGCCGCAGAACAACCTCATCCGGATGATGCTCGCCAAAGCCGCATTCAGCCGCCACGCCGCAACGCACGCTGTCGCGCTCGATCCGGTGCCCGTCCGCTCTCACCAGCAACCCCGTCTTGCCGTCGTCGGCCGCAGCTAG
- a CDS encoding ABC transporter substrate-binding protein: MTRKNAISHIWYTRCPVPTPMGLATQLGLLDTAFAAEGIKLNSIIDSKDRSIRSSHFDHHLDYSFRHGGNVPPIRARSEGNPTRLVGITWTDEFQAIITLSETGIKTTRDLVGRRFGIARRPPGIVDFMAATALKGLVSALSLDGLAPSDVEIVDIPLSESVLDGREGPQLYGLRNRQAYGPEIAALLRGEVDAIYVKGTPGIAVANLFAAHTVAEFGFHPDPKIRINSGSPRVLTVDERLAEHRPDLVAKLIATLNQAGAWAEEHPDEVRRFVAREVGASEEVVAAANGPDLHKHLGIGLEPELVAAIGHYKDFLHEWGFLECNFDINAWVDHRPWAELDVRTVA, encoded by the coding sequence GTGACACGCAAGAATGCCATCTCACACATCTGGTACACGCGCTGCCCCGTGCCGACACCTATGGGGCTTGCCACCCAGCTTGGCCTCCTCGACACGGCATTTGCCGCCGAGGGCATCAAGCTGAACTCGATCATCGACAGCAAGGATCGCTCCATCCGGTCTAGCCATTTCGATCACCATCTCGACTATTCGTTTCGCCATGGCGGCAATGTCCCGCCGATTCGCGCCCGCTCGGAAGGCAATCCGACGCGGCTGGTCGGCATCACCTGGACAGACGAGTTCCAGGCGATCATCACGCTGTCCGAAACCGGGATCAAAACGACACGCGACCTCGTCGGCCGGCGCTTCGGCATTGCGCGTCGCCCACCTGGGATCGTCGACTTCATGGCCGCTACCGCTCTGAAGGGCCTCGTTTCCGCTCTCTCGCTCGACGGGCTCGCACCCTCCGACGTCGAGATCGTCGACATCCCGCTTTCCGAAAGCGTGCTCGACGGCAGAGAGGGGCCGCAGCTCTACGGCCTCAGAAACCGTCAGGCCTATGGCCCCGAAATTGCGGCGCTGCTGCGCGGAGAGGTGGATGCCATCTATGTCAAAGGCACGCCCGGCATTGCCGTTGCCAACCTGTTCGCGGCCCACACGGTCGCAGAATTCGGCTTCCACCCCGACCCAAAAATCCGCATCAATTCCGGCTCCCCACGGGTACTGACCGTGGACGAGCGACTGGCGGAACATCGTCCTGATCTCGTCGCCAAGCTGATCGCGACTTTGAATCAGGCCGGCGCCTGGGCCGAGGAGCATCCCGACGAGGTGCGCCGCTTCGTTGCCCGCGAAGTCGGCGCTTCAGAAGAGGTCGTTGCCGCGGCCAACGGCCCCGATCTGCACAAACATCTCGGCATCGGCCTCGAACCGGAACTCGTCGCTGCGATCGGGCACTACAAGGACTTCCTGCATGAATGGGGGTTCCTCGAATGCAACTTCGACATCAACGCATGGGTCGACCACCGCCCCTGGGCGGAGCTCGACGTCCGCACTGTCGCCTGA
- a CDS encoding NmrA family NAD(P)-binding protein, which translates to MSERPILVTGATGKLGRLVVERLVAFGQPVRVFTRRPEAAGALFGKTVQIAAGDFGDRTSLETAVRGVARLLLLSPISARLVTDQVAAADAAVAANVARIVKISGSDWTIEPAGNSISGDAHAAVERHLGSLPIEAVSLRPNAWMQVSLANIIRQVVTSDQVVAANLDAGIGYIDARDIADVAVQQLLADRLDGRTLNLTGPDIVSFRQIASLMAAALKRSVAALEEPPQIVPQDGDFEHRAVAQFVRLIAAGRAATTTDVVRTLLGRSPRTVAAFILEQVAPAAAVPEYQP; encoded by the coding sequence ATGAGCGAGAGGCCGATCCTCGTTACCGGCGCCACGGGCAAGCTCGGCCGACTCGTCGTCGAACGGCTCGTGGCGTTCGGACAACCGGTTCGCGTCTTTACCCGGCGCCCCGAGGCTGCAGGTGCCCTGTTCGGCAAGACCGTGCAGATCGCCGCCGGCGATTTCGGCGACCGCACTTCGCTCGAAACGGCCGTTCGGGGCGTAGCGCGGCTTCTTCTTCTGTCGCCGATCAGCGCCAGGCTCGTCACGGATCAGGTCGCTGCTGCCGATGCAGCCGTCGCTGCAAACGTTGCTCGCATCGTCAAGATTTCGGGCTCCGACTGGACGATCGAACCGGCGGGCAATTCGATATCCGGTGATGCCCATGCTGCCGTCGAACGGCACTTGGGAAGCCTGCCGATCGAGGCGGTTTCGCTTCGGCCCAATGCCTGGATGCAGGTCTCGCTCGCCAACATCATCAGGCAGGTAGTCACGAGTGATCAGGTCGTCGCAGCAAACCTCGACGCTGGTATCGGCTACATCGACGCGCGCGACATCGCCGATGTCGCCGTGCAACAGCTCCTTGCTGATCGTCTCGATGGCCGCACGCTCAACCTTACCGGTCCGGACATCGTCTCGTTCCGGCAGATCGCCTCTCTCATGGCCGCCGCGTTGAAACGGTCGGTGGCAGCACTCGAGGAGCCGCCACAGATTGTTCCCCAAGATGGTGACTTCGAGCATCGCGCCGTTGCGCAATTCGTAAGGTTGATCGCTGCCGGCCGCGCCGCGACGACGACCGACGTCGTGCGGACGCTGCTTGGCCGCTCGCCCCGTACCGTCGCCGCCTTCATCTTAGAACAGGTCGCTCCGGCGGCTGCAGTCCCCGAGTATCAGCCATGA
- a CDS encoding ABC transporter substrate-binding protein — MSSLSSVWYTRCPAPSPLSIAHQLGWVDKQFQSAGVAVRSIRDSKDPSVRQSHFTHALDYSFRQGGNIPPIWARSGGRETRVVGITTTDEFQAIVALPGSGILAASDLKGRRIGVPRKPNSEVVDFQRATALKGIVSALSLGGRDHGDVELVPLDTDEGNLIERGNAAFLGLKRRYPYGDELLALASGKIDAFFVKGAEGIVLANQIGAVVVSEFGFHPDAKIRINNGTPRPLTVDARFLDEHFDLVVDLVATVARVGEWAVSNPDTAVRFIANEIGVGEDAVWAANGPNVHRHLALTLDDEQIAAFDHFKRFLLDWGFIPKDFDVFGWIDEKPLQAALRRTAA; from the coding sequence ATGTCCTCCCTCTCTTCCGTCTGGTACACGCGCTGCCCCGCCCCCAGCCCGCTGTCGATTGCCCATCAGCTCGGCTGGGTCGACAAACAGTTTCAGAGCGCCGGCGTTGCCGTCCGCTCGATCCGCGACAGCAAGGATCCGTCGGTCCGCCAAAGCCATTTTACTCATGCGCTGGATTACTCGTTTCGGCAGGGTGGCAACATTCCACCGATCTGGGCGCGGTCTGGCGGGCGCGAGACACGCGTCGTAGGCATCACCACCACAGACGAGTTCCAGGCGATCGTAGCACTTCCAGGTTCCGGCATTCTCGCCGCGAGTGACCTGAAAGGCCGCCGCATCGGGGTACCGCGCAAACCCAATTCCGAGGTCGTCGATTTCCAGCGCGCCACCGCGTTGAAGGGCATCGTTTCAGCCCTTTCACTCGGCGGCCGCGATCACGGCGATGTCGAACTCGTCCCTCTCGATACCGACGAGGGCAACCTGATCGAACGCGGCAATGCCGCCTTCCTCGGCTTGAAGCGCCGATATCCCTATGGCGATGAACTGCTGGCTCTGGCCTCAGGCAAGATCGACGCCTTCTTCGTCAAGGGCGCGGAAGGCATCGTGCTCGCCAACCAGATCGGCGCAGTGGTGGTATCGGAGTTCGGCTTCCATCCGGATGCGAAGATCCGCATCAACAACGGCACGCCCCGGCCACTGACGGTCGACGCACGCTTCCTCGACGAACATTTCGACCTTGTCGTCGATCTCGTGGCGACTGTCGCGCGCGTCGGCGAATGGGCGGTTTCCAACCCGGATACAGCAGTCCGGTTCATCGCGAACGAGATCGGCGTCGGCGAGGATGCGGTCTGGGCAGCCAATGGACCGAACGTCCATCGCCACCTCGCTCTCACATTGGACGACGAACAGATCGCCGCGTTCGATCACTTCAAACGCTTCCTTCTCGATTGGGGCTTCATTCCCAAAGATTTCGACGTCTTCGGCTGGATCGACGAGAAGCCGTTACAGGCTGCGTTGCGGCGGACAGCCGCATGA
- a CDS encoding Fic family protein gives MRNETGGRLGRFVETAVGGERVKAFVPPPLPPNPPLEITGLLTRLSAAERALGRLDGVSILLPNKELFLYMYVRKEAVLSSQIEGTQSTLSDLLRFETEAISGEPVDDIREVSNYVDAMMFGLERMRQLPLSLRLIREMHQRLLDSGRGGRRSPGEFRTSQNWIGGTRPGNAMFVPPPANEVMTCLGDWERFIHEETPSIPPLIKAGLIHVQFETIHPFLDGNGRLGRLLITLFLCATGVLQQPLLYLSLYFKSRRPDYYRLLQEVREYGTWEAWLEFFLDGVAETADQAFETANRIARLFHDDRERIVRESERTGSVLQIHEIMRTSPYLTAASAAKRSGLTVPTVNAALDQLQRLGVVEEATGRRRGRVFVYRAYMDILSDGAGTNATRS, from the coding sequence ATGAGGAACGAGACCGGTGGCCGCCTTGGTCGTTTTGTGGAGACCGCTGTTGGCGGCGAGCGTGTGAAGGCGTTTGTACCCCCACCTCTTCCTCCCAATCCCCCTCTTGAAATCACCGGCCTCTTAACGCGACTCAGCGCCGCCGAGCGCGCTCTGGGACGACTTGATGGCGTTTCCATCCTGCTGCCGAACAAGGAGCTGTTCCTGTACATGTATGTACGCAAGGAGGCTGTCCTTTCCTCCCAAATCGAGGGCACTCAGTCGACGCTGTCCGATCTCCTTCGCTTCGAGACAGAGGCGATCAGCGGCGAACCTGTCGACGACATCCGCGAAGTCTCGAACTATGTTGACGCCATGATGTTCGGTCTAGAGCGAATGCGGCAGTTGCCCCTGTCACTGCGCCTCATCCGGGAAATGCACCAGCGGTTGCTGGATAGCGGTCGCGGCGGCAGAAGGAGCCCTGGCGAATTCCGCACCTCACAGAATTGGATCGGCGGCACGCGGCCCGGAAACGCCATGTTCGTGCCTCCTCCAGCGAATGAGGTCATGACTTGCCTCGGTGACTGGGAAAGGTTCATTCATGAGGAGACGCCGAGCATTCCGCCGCTGATTAAGGCGGGCCTCATCCATGTCCAGTTTGAAACCATCCATCCTTTCCTAGATGGAAATGGCCGCCTCGGTCGACTTCTGATCACACTGTTCCTTTGCGCGACCGGCGTGCTTCAACAACCTCTGCTCTATCTCAGCCTTTATTTCAAATCGCGGCGGCCCGACTACTACCGGCTTCTACAGGAAGTCCGAGAATATGGAACGTGGGAAGCCTGGCTGGAGTTTTTCCTGGACGGTGTGGCCGAAACAGCAGATCAAGCTTTCGAGACAGCCAACCGTATTGCACGACTATTTCACGACGACAGGGAACGGATCGTGAGAGAATCCGAACGTACAGGATCGGTCCTTCAGATCCACGAAATCATGCGCACGAGCCCCTATCTGACCGCAGCGTCCGCGGCGAAGCGAAGCGGTCTCACAGTGCCGACCGTGAACGCTGCACTGGACCAGCTACAGAGACTCGGCGTCGTCGAAGAAGCCACCGGACGGCGCCGTGGCCGAGTGTTCGTGTATCGAGCTTATATGGATATCCTCAGTGACGGCGCGGGCACTAACGCTACTCGTTCATAA
- a CDS encoding sulfite oxidase gives MPLFIVHHQHSPETCPARDPAKGTMLLNHLSRPSAARHGVLIKGEAVAQGSHSLFFIAEAADEAILQAFLAPLRQAGDVEVTAAMTCAAMVSRGGCEERPVDVSAEVLDPADACQDAVEAGLLIHSVNPLNGETSVPDLAGGAVMPNGRFYLRNHFDIPNLGGDNYRLSIGGLVERPLKLSMRELHNLHAESQVVTLECAGNGRSLFDPAVPGEAWGLGAVSTAEWTGVRLMEVLERAGLRAGATELTFRGADSGVVDGHDAPVRFERGLSLDQIRETDALLAYEMNGETLSPPHGYPLRLIVPGWYAVASVKWLTEIVVTDQPCEAYYQAEKYWYHWVRNGHDERAQVKLMNVRALISSPEEGENLPRGDTAIRGVAWSGAGNISRVDVSLNGSPWREARLVGERRRSAWQRWELITRLEETGPLTVRVRATDMTGRTQPEHAEWNRLGYGNNSIHSVAARVI, from the coding sequence TTGCCTTTGTTCATTGTGCACCATCAGCACTCGCCCGAAACCTGTCCCGCGCGCGATCCAGCCAAGGGCACGATGCTGTTGAACCATTTGAGCCGGCCGAGCGCTGCTCGCCACGGTGTGCTGATCAAGGGGGAAGCCGTCGCACAGGGCTCACATTCGCTGTTCTTCATTGCCGAAGCAGCGGATGAGGCCATCCTTCAGGCTTTTTTGGCGCCTCTCCGTCAAGCCGGCGACGTCGAAGTGACGGCAGCGATGACTTGCGCCGCGATGGTTTCGAGGGGCGGCTGCGAAGAACGTCCAGTGGACGTCTCGGCAGAGGTGCTCGACCCCGCAGACGCCTGCCAGGATGCCGTCGAGGCTGGCCTTCTCATTCACAGCGTCAATCCGTTGAATGGCGAGACCTCGGTGCCGGACCTTGCAGGCGGTGCCGTGATGCCAAACGGTCGGTTTTACCTGCGGAACCACTTCGATATCCCGAACCTTGGCGGTGACAACTACCGGCTTTCGATCGGCGGGCTGGTCGAAAGACCACTGAAACTGAGCATGAGGGAGCTTCACAATCTTCATGCCGAAAGCCAGGTTGTGACGCTGGAATGCGCTGGCAACGGCCGTAGCCTGTTCGATCCGGCCGTGCCCGGCGAAGCCTGGGGACTGGGCGCCGTCAGCACTGCCGAGTGGACCGGCGTTCGCCTGATGGAAGTGCTTGAGCGAGCGGGACTGCGAGCCGGCGCGACCGAACTCACCTTCCGCGGTGCCGACAGCGGGGTCGTCGACGGGCACGACGCGCCGGTTCGTTTCGAACGCGGCCTCAGCCTCGACCAGATTCGTGAAACGGATGCGCTTCTTGCCTATGAGATGAACGGCGAAACGCTGTCACCACCTCATGGCTATCCATTGCGGCTGATCGTGCCCGGTTGGTATGCGGTAGCGTCGGTCAAGTGGCTGACCGAGATTGTCGTTACCGACCAACCCTGCGAGGCATACTATCAGGCGGAGAAATACTGGTACCATTGGGTGCGAAACGGGCACGATGAGCGCGCGCAGGTGAAGCTGATGAACGTGCGAGCGTTGATATCTTCGCCTGAAGAGGGGGAGAACCTGCCGCGCGGCGACACCGCGATCCGTGGGGTCGCGTGGTCGGGTGCCGGGAACATCTCCAGGGTCGATGTAAGCCTGAACGGCAGCCCGTGGCGCGAGGCTCGGCTCGTTGGCGAACGACGACGCTCTGCCTGGCAACGGTGGGAGTTGATCACGCGACTTGAGGAGACGGGGCCACTCACCGTACGGGTGCGCGCCACCGACATGACGGGCCGGACCCAACCCGAGCACGCTGAGTGGAACCGTCTGGGCTACGGCAACAACTCGATCCACTCTGTTGCAGCGCGGGTAATCTGA